One part of the Terrimicrobium sacchariphilum genome encodes these proteins:
- a CDS encoding zinc-dependent alcohol dehydrogenase: MKTQSVRVIFPSPGLAELEEFPMPEISRPADVLIENEYSIVSAGTELACRAGLESWAPLPFSPGYGSVGRVVAFGDEVKNLSVGQRVLSFGRHAKHILGEFVVVPVPEGLDPVKATFARMAAVSMAASRTSDAELGDFVAVIGLGLVGNLSAQLFGLAGCEVIGIDPSARRREQAQACGVPHAIAPGPEMKAQVAAITEGRMCAAVIEATGLSSVAMESAPQLAARFGEIVLLGSPRAPHVADVTPFLSGLHLCNAETTVKGALEWRYPLLADPAGFCKHSIENNVRQLLRMMSQGKLNTAPLLTHLVSPADCHSIYEGLANQKDLYTGVVFDWSKV; this comes from the coding sequence ATGAAAACCCAGTCCGTTCGCGTTATCTTCCCCTCACCCGGCCTCGCCGAGCTCGAGGAGTTTCCCATGCCTGAGATCAGCCGTCCGGCTGACGTGTTGATTGAAAACGAATACAGCATCGTGAGCGCAGGCACCGAGCTGGCCTGCCGGGCCGGCCTGGAAAGCTGGGCGCCGCTGCCATTCTCTCCCGGCTATGGTTCGGTCGGCCGGGTTGTGGCTTTCGGGGATGAGGTGAAGAATCTCTCAGTCGGCCAGCGCGTCCTCTCCTTTGGCCGCCACGCCAAGCACATCCTCGGCGAGTTTGTCGTCGTTCCCGTGCCGGAAGGCCTGGACCCCGTGAAGGCCACGTTTGCCCGCATGGCCGCTGTTTCCATGGCGGCATCGAGGACTTCGGACGCGGAGCTGGGAGACTTTGTAGCGGTCATCGGTCTCGGCCTCGTCGGCAATCTCTCGGCTCAGCTCTTTGGCCTGGCGGGATGCGAGGTCATCGGCATTGACCCGTCGGCCCGTCGCCGCGAGCAGGCGCAGGCCTGTGGCGTCCCGCATGCAATCGCTCCTGGTCCGGAAATGAAGGCGCAGGTAGCCGCCATCACGGAAGGCAGGATGTGTGCCGCTGTCATCGAGGCCACCGGGCTTTCGTCCGTGGCGATGGAAAGCGCCCCGCAGCTGGCCGCCCGCTTTGGCGAAATCGTTCTGCTCGGCAGCCCGCGCGCTCCGCATGTCGCGGATGTCACGCCGTTCCTGAGCGGTCTCCATCTCTGCAATGCCGAGACCACGGTCAAGGGTGCCCTGGAGTGGCGTTATCCGCTATTGGCTGATCCGGCAGGCTTCTGCAAGCACTCCATCGAGAACAACGTGCGGCAACTCCTGCGGATGATGTCCCAGGGCAAGCTCAATACCGCCCCGCTCCTCACCCACCTCGTCAGCCCGGCCGACTGCCACTCGATCTACGAGGGTCTCGCCAACCAGAAGGACCTCTACACCGGCGTCGTCTTCGACTGGTCCAAAGTCTGA
- a CDS encoding sialate O-acetylesterase — translation MRRPFWIVLCLGLAFPAAMAVAEVKLPAIFSEHAVLQRAARVPVWGKADAGREITVSLGGTVARTVADDKGRWQVALDLSQSAAGPFDLVVQGENTVTIPDVLVGEVWLASGQSNMEWTLARTPEAANELAAPTNSQFRLFVVTKAESAIPIKGYQGKWVIAGPDTIASFSAVAYYFGKFIQEGVKAPVGMILSAWGGTPIETWTSKEALLSDPEIASGMEKRDEDLRTYSRRIREYLLAMSEWQDANQRQDQPAGTVPDDDESWQPATVPGKLGDAGAIWLRRTVEITPEQAARPLLISVGEGTAGIEEVFWNGKSIGRFSLEEAAKSRAPRRYTVPTSALAPGESTLAIRFTHPASDLSVSYITIGRPAIPGSWMKRVEQQFPALSAEARAALPPPPGVEPISWQAPSHLFNAMIYPLIPYAIQGVIWYQGENNIERAYQYRKALPLMITDWRSRWGQGDFAFYICQLANKNDKPTAPGDSNWAELREAQSLALSLPNTGEAVLIDLGDSVNIHPRNKKDVGARLSALALAGTYGHKIVGSGPVYQSMKVDGDKIRLTFSGTGGGLVARPLPETYSVDSETGAKAPTVRNSSSELEGFAICGEDRKWKWADAKIEGGEVIVSSPQVPSPVAVRYAWSSNPTCNLYNAEGFPASPFRTDDFPITTQSARY, via the coding sequence ATGAGACGACCATTTTGGATCGTGCTATGCCTTGGTCTTGCCTTCCCTGCTGCGATGGCCGTGGCGGAGGTCAAGCTGCCCGCGATTTTCTCCGAGCACGCCGTGCTCCAGAGGGCCGCACGCGTGCCGGTCTGGGGCAAGGCCGATGCGGGTCGCGAGATTACAGTCTCGCTGGGCGGGACGGTGGCGAGAACCGTCGCGGATGACAAGGGGCGCTGGCAGGTCGCGCTCGACCTGAGCCAGAGCGCAGCCGGGCCGTTTGATCTTGTCGTGCAGGGCGAAAATACCGTCACCATCCCGGATGTGCTGGTCGGCGAGGTCTGGCTCGCCTCCGGCCAGTCCAACATGGAGTGGACCCTGGCCAGAACGCCGGAGGCCGCAAATGAATTGGCTGCTCCGACCAATTCACAGTTCCGTCTGTTCGTCGTGACCAAGGCCGAGTCCGCCATTCCGATCAAGGGATACCAGGGCAAATGGGTGATCGCGGGGCCGGATACCATCGCCAGCTTCTCCGCTGTCGCGTACTATTTTGGAAAGTTCATCCAGGAGGGCGTCAAGGCTCCGGTGGGCATGATCCTTTCCGCCTGGGGAGGCACTCCGATCGAGACATGGACGAGCAAGGAAGCGCTGCTTTCGGACCCCGAGATCGCCTCTGGCATGGAGAAACGGGACGAGGATCTGCGGACATATTCGCGCCGCATTCGCGAGTACCTGCTGGCCATGTCGGAGTGGCAGGATGCCAACCAGCGGCAGGATCAGCCCGCCGGGACGGTGCCCGATGACGACGAGAGCTGGCAGCCCGCAACAGTTCCCGGCAAGCTCGGAGACGCCGGGGCAATCTGGCTGCGCCGCACGGTCGAGATCACTCCCGAGCAGGCAGCCCGGCCTTTGCTGATCTCTGTCGGCGAGGGGACTGCGGGCATCGAGGAGGTCTTCTGGAATGGCAAATCCATCGGTCGTTTCTCGCTTGAGGAGGCGGCGAAGTCCCGCGCCCCGCGGCGCTACACCGTGCCAACCTCCGCCCTCGCACCGGGGGAGTCCACTCTCGCCATCCGCTTCACTCATCCAGCCAGCGACCTTTCGGTTTCCTATATCACCATCGGAAGGCCCGCGATTCCGGGGTCATGGATGAAACGCGTCGAGCAGCAGTTTCCCGCGCTCAGCGCAGAGGCTCGCGCCGCGCTTCCTCCTCCTCCCGGAGTGGAACCGATCTCCTGGCAGGCACCGAGCCATCTCTTTAATGCCATGATTTATCCCCTGATCCCATACGCCATCCAAGGCGTCATCTGGTACCAGGGAGAGAACAACATCGAGCGGGCCTATCAGTATCGCAAGGCGCTGCCGCTGATGATCACTGATTGGCGAAGCCGGTGGGGGCAGGGCGACTTTGCCTTTTACATCTGCCAGCTCGCCAACAAGAATGACAAGCCAACGGCACCAGGAGACTCCAACTGGGCCGAACTGCGGGAGGCACAATCCCTGGCGCTCTCACTGCCAAATACCGGTGAGGCCGTGCTGATCGATCTGGGTGATTCGGTGAATATTCACCCCCGCAATAAAAAGGATGTCGGCGCACGCCTCTCCGCGCTCGCTCTCGCCGGCACCTATGGCCACAAGATCGTCGGCTCCGGCCCGGTCTATCAGTCGATGAAGGTCGACGGCGACAAGATCCGCCTCACCTTTAGTGGCACCGGGGGTGGGCTCGTCGCCAGGCCCCTGCCGGAGACCTATAGCGTCGATTCCGAGACGGGAGCAAAAGCCCCGACCGTGCGCAACAGTTCCTCCGAGCTGGAAGGCTTTGCCATCTGCGGCGAGGATCGCAAGTGGAAATGGGCCGACGCAAAGATCGAAGGCGGCGAGGTCATTGTCTCATCGCCGCAAGTACCGTCACCCGTCGCCGTGCGCTACGCCTGGTCGAGTAACCCGACCTGCAACCTTTACAACGCCGAGGGATTTCCAGCCTCGCCCTTCCGTACCGACGACTTTCCGATCACGACCCAGTCCGCCAGGTACTGA
- a CDS encoding substrate-binding domain-containing protein: MVAQMSYGVILSDSVQTLRRWLESSNLSPGNRLPSERVLARELGLKHNAINRAMSRLLGEGVVRRDGYKLFYAGSEKPLESRFACDLVIARRSFFTKGYMKLAKELCIDLRIHPYDSGGEALSYFYQLDTPETECVIFEPPHLMTVSLWEPAVRKLLSHDIPAISVRQAAPGLPCVDPDYTRAVELAVSHLRDNGHQEMGLLTISPRSESAREILSAWKSLRLQKGLAATARRIAYYSDGREDDIQMIVEKLDSDWRGVSTLVIYAEHDPIVPHLLERLSRKGLRVPQDLAVVCIGDLPHLAVTNPPVTTISFDAPLMQEVIFGLAQRLTRRRQDLRSHSSAPRIRVQPHLIRRASTDAPGPMPVRTASASRRADVLTADLAAAPSGSTEDFTRMLNRRYPLTSNANESRFEQIDIEAFVNRPLNFRKGWLGDLPLTNFATGRHKIHGVPFQVLGGHAREDCGVIVFRSTSNKTGNSRVLPSRLRIPIDTTALAIYILHGCGYSRYLSPFAQYDFYAGRRHLGSVPLVSLGYPPPDGDTRNFEKEAMKANIQDWWSDFPHLDFPHAWRAPVMEGKTEYLDRNVYLYTLEWRNPFPGRTITHMEIAVDAEKPTTLGVLAVSALRPEPEED, from the coding sequence ATGGTCGCTCAAATGTCCTATGGCGTAATACTGTCGGACTCCGTCCAGACCCTGCGACGCTGGCTGGAATCTTCAAATCTCTCCCCAGGAAACCGACTCCCCTCCGAGCGCGTGCTGGCCCGGGAACTCGGCTTGAAGCACAATGCCATCAATCGCGCAATGTCGCGCCTTTTGGGTGAGGGCGTGGTGCGCCGAGATGGATATAAACTTTTCTACGCTGGCTCGGAGAAGCCGCTGGAGAGCCGCTTCGCCTGCGACCTGGTCATCGCGCGGAGGTCGTTTTTTACCAAGGGCTACATGAAGCTGGCAAAGGAGTTGTGTATCGATCTGCGGATTCACCCGTACGACTCCGGTGGTGAGGCGTTGAGCTATTTCTATCAGCTCGATACACCGGAGACGGAGTGCGTGATATTTGAGCCTCCGCATCTCATGACCGTCTCTCTTTGGGAGCCTGCGGTGAGGAAGCTTCTCTCGCACGACATTCCGGCCATCAGCGTTCGGCAGGCGGCTCCCGGCCTGCCCTGTGTTGATCCCGACTATACACGGGCGGTGGAGCTGGCCGTATCTCATCTCCGGGATAACGGACACCAGGAAATGGGCTTGCTCACGATCTCGCCACGCTCGGAGTCCGCGCGGGAGATCCTGTCCGCCTGGAAATCCCTGAGGCTTCAGAAAGGGCTGGCTGCCACGGCCCGGCGTATCGCCTACTACTCCGACGGGCGCGAGGATGACATCCAGATGATCGTCGAAAAGCTCGACAGCGACTGGCGGGGCGTGTCAACGCTCGTCATCTACGCCGAGCACGATCCCATCGTTCCTCATTTGCTGGAGCGCCTGTCGCGCAAGGGACTGCGTGTGCCGCAGGATCTCGCGGTGGTCTGCATCGGCGACCTGCCTCATCTCGCAGTGACGAATCCTCCGGTCACCACGATCTCCTTTGACGCTCCGCTGATGCAGGAGGTGATCTTTGGCCTGGCGCAAAGGCTCACGCGCAGGCGACAGGATCTCCGCAGCCACTCCTCCGCGCCCAGGATTCGCGTGCAGCCTCATCTCATCCGGAGGGCGTCGACCGATGCTCCCGGTCCCATGCCGGTCCGGACGGCCTCGGCCTCCCGACGCGCTGATGTGTTGACTGCGGATCTGGCTGCGGCGCCGTCCGGTAGTACGGAGGATTTCACCCGGATGCTTAATCGCCGCTATCCGCTGACCTCGAATGCCAATGAATCGCGTTTCGAGCAGATTGATATCGAGGCCTTCGTCAATCGCCCGCTGAATTTTCGCAAGGGGTGGCTTGGCGACCTGCCGTTGACGAACTTTGCCACCGGAAGGCACAAGATCCATGGCGTGCCATTTCAAGTTCTCGGAGGCCATGCGCGCGAGGATTGTGGTGTGATCGTCTTTCGCTCCACGTCCAACAAGACCGGCAATTCGCGAGTCCTGCCATCGCGTCTGCGCATCCCGATCGATACGACCGCGCTGGCCATCTACATCCTGCACGGCTGCGGCTACAGCCGATACCTTTCGCCCTTTGCGCAATATGACTTCTATGCCGGCCGCAGGCACCTCGGCTCCGTGCCGCTCGTTTCGCTGGGCTATCCTCCGCCGGATGGAGATACGCGGAATTTTGAAAAGGAGGCGATGAAGGCCAATATCCAGGACTGGTGGTCGGACTTTCCGCATCTCGACTTTCCCCACGCCTGGAGAGCCCCGGTGATGGAGGGAAAGACCGAGTATCTCGATCGCAACGTCTATCTCTATACGCTGGAATGGAGGAATCCTTTCCCGGGTCGCACGATCACTCACATGGAGATCGCAGTCGATGCGGAGAAGCCTACCACGCTCGGCGTGCTGGCCGTCTCCGCGCTCCGGCCGGAACCGGAAGAGGACTGA
- a CDS encoding glycosyl hydrolase family 28 protein, whose protein sequence is MNPLAHFYPSSLPRSTHFRATAQGVELDVLAHPSADHTSFECDGPVTMEIACSESPSDVKVRPLRLGIEPRVEGNRIRFVAPGPQALQVEVDGCNLLYVYALAPARPAPQGPDVRVFRSGAVHEAGLVVLRDGETCWIEAGAVVRGSIRAANGSGFHIGGYGILDGGYWPEHEGRCRKSIVLDHCSDSVVEDILMLGPTSWMLVLGASEDITVEGIRQIAGDMSSDGIDIAGSRRVRISGCCLHNGDDNIAIKAICNKSGQDERVPLGFPDEDWDHTVEDVVVSGCMLYNTHGGSAMEIGYETITEHIRNIRFENIDVLAVHQFGSVFGIHNGDRARVENVVWDDIRIEHHFDTLIDFRVLRSRWNVDAERGFVRNIQIRNVDALQSVHNPGYTVSIISGYDADHPVTGVAVENFVLGGKLVRSADDLDLVTRHAHGITFHAQPPTPSAPRASELLATP, encoded by the coding sequence ATGAATCCCCTGGCCCATTTTTACCCCTCCTCGCTGCCTCGCTCCACTCACTTCCGCGCCACGGCCCAGGGGGTGGAGCTCGATGTGCTCGCTCATCCGTCTGCGGATCACACCTCTTTTGAATGCGACGGCCCGGTGACGATGGAGATCGCTTGCAGCGAGTCCCCCTCCGATGTGAAGGTGCGCCCGCTCCGCCTCGGCATCGAACCGCGCGTCGAGGGGAATCGTATCCGCTTCGTTGCCCCGGGTCCCCAGGCACTCCAGGTCGAGGTCGATGGTTGCAACCTGCTGTACGTGTATGCACTCGCCCCGGCCCGTCCGGCGCCGCAGGGTCCCGATGTGCGTGTCTTCCGGAGCGGTGCCGTGCATGAGGCCGGGCTGGTCGTGCTCAGGGATGGCGAAACCTGCTGGATCGAGGCGGGTGCCGTGGTGCGTGGCAGCATTCGCGCTGCAAATGGCTCGGGATTTCACATCGGCGGCTACGGCATACTCGATGGCGGATACTGGCCGGAGCACGAGGGCCGCTGCCGCAAGTCCATTGTCCTGGACCATTGCAGCGACTCAGTGGTTGAGGACATTCTCATGCTGGGTCCCACCAGCTGGATGCTGGTCCTCGGCGCGAGCGAGGATATCACGGTCGAGGGCATCCGCCAGATCGCCGGCGACATGAGCTCCGATGGCATCGATATCGCAGGTTCGCGCAGGGTGCGCATCTCCGGCTGCTGCCTGCATAACGGCGACGACAACATCGCCATCAAGGCGATCTGCAACAAGTCCGGGCAGGACGAGCGCGTTCCCCTCGGGTTCCCAGACGAGGACTGGGACCACACGGTCGAGGATGTCGTCGTAAGCGGATGCATGCTTTATAATACGCATGGCGGCTCCGCGATGGAGATCGGCTACGAGACGATCACCGAACATATTCGCAACATCCGGTTTGAGAATATCGACGTCCTGGCGGTCCATCAGTTCGGCTCGGTCTTCGGCATTCACAATGGCGATCGCGCCCGGGTTGAGAATGTCGTCTGGGATGACATCCGCATCGAGCATCACTTTGATACTCTGATCGATTTCCGCGTCCTCCGCTCGCGGTGGAACGTCGACGCCGAGCGCGGCTTTGTCCGCAACATCCAGATCCGCAATGTCGACGCCCTGCAAAGCGTTCACAATCCCGGCTACACCGTTAGCATTATCAGCGGGTACGACGCAGACCACCCGGTCACAGGGGTGGCGGTGGAGAACTTCGTGCTCGGCGGAAAACTGGTGCGCAGCGCCGATGATCTCGATCTCGTCACCCGCCACGCGCACGGGATCACCTTTCACGCCCAGCCTCCGACGCCATCCGCACCTCGCGCGAGCGAACTCCTCGCCA